In Carya illinoinensis cultivar Pawnee chromosome 7, C.illinoinensisPawnee_v1, whole genome shotgun sequence, the following are encoded in one genomic region:
- the LOC122315611 gene encoding probable polygalacturonase isoform X1, protein MKTRKAFGSKIQMCRTRKWKWCCQMRREHLFNCRSTFSLFPQNQKQKQEQQCFLRAEGETADLSHMRRSLALVGLLLVVALLSDAPWAARGSSHCKHTYSEDIRPHSVTITEFGAVGDGVNLNTKAFQNAIFYLNSFSDKGGAKLFVPAGRWLTGSFELISHLTLWLDKDAVILGSTNSADWPVIDPLPSYGRGRELPGGRHQSLIYGRNLTDVIITGDNGTINGQGDIWWEWFGTGNLNYTRPHLVELMNSTGVVISNLTFLNSPFWTLHPVYCSQVTVQNVTILAPLDSPNTDGIDPDSSDNVCIEDCYISTGDDLIAIKSGWDEYGIAYGRPCTNIIIRRLIGETRRSAGIAIGSEMSGGVSEVHAENLRFFKSSTGILIKTSPGRGNYVRDIYVSNVTLADVDIAIRFIGYYGEHPDEFYDPNELPTIERITLKDITGENIKRAGLLEGIEGDNFLNICLANITLNVTSKSPWNCSYIQGYSDLVSPETCEPLKEMISPERYSDCYHLSDHLRSSSNQKKGAWSLSW, encoded by the exons atgaaaacaaGAAAGGCGTTTGGGTCCAAAATCCAAATGTGCAGAACAAGGAAATGGAAATGGTGTTGCCAAATGCGAAGGGAGCATTTGTTTAATTGCCGTTCGACTTTTTCATTATTTCCCCaaaatcaaaagcaaaaacaagAACAGCAGTGTTTTCTACGg GCTGAAGGGGAAACGGCAGATCTCAGTCATATGAGGAGATCTTTAGCT CTGGTGGGTTTGCTTCTGGTCGTTGCCTTGCTCAGTGATGCTCCATGGGCTGCCAGGGGCAGCTCACATTGCAAGCATACGTACTCTGAGGATATTCGACCTCACAGTGTCACGATTACTGAATTTGGCGCGGTTGGAGATGGGGTCAATCTCAACACAAAAGCGTTTCAGAATGCCATATTCTACCTCAATTCATTTTCTGACAAAGGTGGGGCCAAACTTTTTGTCCCAGCAGGCCGGTGGTTGACAGGAAGCTTCGAGCTCATCAGTCATCTTACTCTGTGGTTAGATAAGGATGCCGTAATTCTTGGATCAACA AACTCCGCTGATTGGCCAGTCATTGATCCTCTACCATCATACGGCCGAGGTAGGGAGTTGCCAGGTGGAAGGCATCAAAGCCTCATTTATGGACGCAATTTGACAGATGTAATTATAACAG GTGATAATGGAACTATCAACGGTCAAGGTGACATTTGGTGGGAGTGGTTTGGGACTGGAAACCTGAACTATACACGACCCCATTTGGTTGAGTTGATGAACTCAACCGGGGTTGTCATCTCAAACCTAACCTTCTTGAATTCACCGTTTTGGACCCTTCACCCTGTATATTGCAG CCAAGTTACTGTCCAGAATGTCACAATCCTTGCTCCTCTTGATTCTCCAAATACAGATGGGATAGATCCAG ACTCCTCTGATAATGTTTGCATTGAAGACTGTTACATTAGCACTGGAGATGACCTGATTGCCATAAAAAGTGGGTGGGATGAGTATGGCATTGCATATGGTCGTCCATGTACAAACATCATCATCCGCAGGCTAATTGGAGAGACTCGAAGAAGTGCAGGGATTGCAATTGGCAGTGAGATGTCTGGAGGCGTGTCAGAGGTTCATGCAGAAAACCTTAGATTTTTCAAATCAAGCACAGGTATCTTAATAAAGACATCTCCTGGAAGGGGTAATTATGTAAGAGATATCTATGTATCAAATGTGACTTTGGCTGATGTGGATATAGCTATAAGGTTTATCGGTTACTATGGAGAGCACCCAGATGAGTTTTATGACCCAAATGAGCTCCCTACAATAGAGAGAATAACTCTCAAAGATATCACAGGAGAGAATATTAAACGTGCAGGCCTCCTTGAGGGCATAGAAGGGGACAATTTTCTCAACATTTGCCTTGCCAACATTACCCTTAATGTAACTTCAAAATCTCCGTGGAACTGCTCTTATATTCAAGGGTATTCTGACTTAGTTTCCCCAGAAACTTGTGAGCCTCTCAAGGAAATGATCTCTCCTGAGCGTTACTCAGATTGTTATCATCTATCAGATCACTTGCGGAGTTCAAGCAATCAGAAGAAAGGTGCTTGGTCACTGTCTTGGTAA
- the LOC122315611 gene encoding probable polygalacturonase isoform X2, whose protein sequence is MRRSLALVGLLLVVALLSDAPWAARGSSHCKHTYSEDIRPHSVTITEFGAVGDGVNLNTKAFQNAIFYLNSFSDKGGAKLFVPAGRWLTGSFELISHLTLWLDKDAVILGSTNSADWPVIDPLPSYGRGRELPGGRHQSLIYGRNLTDVIITGDNGTINGQGDIWWEWFGTGNLNYTRPHLVELMNSTGVVISNLTFLNSPFWTLHPVYCSQVTVQNVTILAPLDSPNTDGIDPDSSDNVCIEDCYISTGDDLIAIKSGWDEYGIAYGRPCTNIIIRRLIGETRRSAGIAIGSEMSGGVSEVHAENLRFFKSSTGILIKTSPGRGNYVRDIYVSNVTLADVDIAIRFIGYYGEHPDEFYDPNELPTIERITLKDITGENIKRAGLLEGIEGDNFLNICLANITLNVTSKSPWNCSYIQGYSDLVSPETCEPLKEMISPERYSDCYHLSDHLRSSSNQKKGAWSLSW, encoded by the exons ATGAGGAGATCTTTAGCT CTGGTGGGTTTGCTTCTGGTCGTTGCCTTGCTCAGTGATGCTCCATGGGCTGCCAGGGGCAGCTCACATTGCAAGCATACGTACTCTGAGGATATTCGACCTCACAGTGTCACGATTACTGAATTTGGCGCGGTTGGAGATGGGGTCAATCTCAACACAAAAGCGTTTCAGAATGCCATATTCTACCTCAATTCATTTTCTGACAAAGGTGGGGCCAAACTTTTTGTCCCAGCAGGCCGGTGGTTGACAGGAAGCTTCGAGCTCATCAGTCATCTTACTCTGTGGTTAGATAAGGATGCCGTAATTCTTGGATCAACA AACTCCGCTGATTGGCCAGTCATTGATCCTCTACCATCATACGGCCGAGGTAGGGAGTTGCCAGGTGGAAGGCATCAAAGCCTCATTTATGGACGCAATTTGACAGATGTAATTATAACAG GTGATAATGGAACTATCAACGGTCAAGGTGACATTTGGTGGGAGTGGTTTGGGACTGGAAACCTGAACTATACACGACCCCATTTGGTTGAGTTGATGAACTCAACCGGGGTTGTCATCTCAAACCTAACCTTCTTGAATTCACCGTTTTGGACCCTTCACCCTGTATATTGCAG CCAAGTTACTGTCCAGAATGTCACAATCCTTGCTCCTCTTGATTCTCCAAATACAGATGGGATAGATCCAG ACTCCTCTGATAATGTTTGCATTGAAGACTGTTACATTAGCACTGGAGATGACCTGATTGCCATAAAAAGTGGGTGGGATGAGTATGGCATTGCATATGGTCGTCCATGTACAAACATCATCATCCGCAGGCTAATTGGAGAGACTCGAAGAAGTGCAGGGATTGCAATTGGCAGTGAGATGTCTGGAGGCGTGTCAGAGGTTCATGCAGAAAACCTTAGATTTTTCAAATCAAGCACAGGTATCTTAATAAAGACATCTCCTGGAAGGGGTAATTATGTAAGAGATATCTATGTATCAAATGTGACTTTGGCTGATGTGGATATAGCTATAAGGTTTATCGGTTACTATGGAGAGCACCCAGATGAGTTTTATGACCCAAATGAGCTCCCTACAATAGAGAGAATAACTCTCAAAGATATCACAGGAGAGAATATTAAACGTGCAGGCCTCCTTGAGGGCATAGAAGGGGACAATTTTCTCAACATTTGCCTTGCCAACATTACCCTTAATGTAACTTCAAAATCTCCGTGGAACTGCTCTTATATTCAAGGGTATTCTGACTTAGTTTCCCCAGAAACTTGTGAGCCTCTCAAGGAAATGATCTCTCCTGAGCGTTACTCAGATTGTTATCATCTATCAGATCACTTGCGGAGTTCAAGCAATCAGAAGAAAGGTGCTTGGTCACTGTCTTGGTAA
- the LOC122315612 gene encoding protein S-acyltransferase 18 produces MMRRHGWQRPLHPLQVVGMVVYVFLVVFFYTFLGLFLGNRVAELTVTAIFSFMALSVMFLFVRCTAIDPTDKTSLRKKKSAKSKSGLVKLNYGFVMGQIVVRFLRRVERKILRTFIRRKYLDPWKTSAQIEPLLLPFPLVTKDDAIPPHLKEDDISFCSLCDFEVKRHSKHCRTCNRCVEGFDHHCRWLNNCVGKRNYTTFILLMISVLSMLIIEGGTAIAIFVRCFADKKGIERELAKKLDTRFPRGVLATISVLLFLMTAYGSAALGQLFFFHVVLIRKGMRTYDYILAMKEENQSMELDPFNDSDFSSDESTDFDSPEKPSFVSRFICRGFKGNQNQPRLSIRIDRHSEPPTTSKKQGFHVSIDPWKLIKLSREKALMAAEKARQRLKKKPLAEHDPLKPLPLETKSGPLMNTDRIVSNAGTASTPLILKGRHPGSPGSFSSPRRRFSGSPTMFSGVVASPKHKYRSSFDLKLTEVSRELENYISRQVLCSVIKKDGSEASPR; encoded by the exons ATGATGAGACGCCATGGCTGGCAACGCCCTCTCCACCCTTTACAG GTAGTGGGAATGGTAGTTTACGTTTTTCTGGTTGTGTTCTTCTATACTTTCCTGGGTCTTTTCCTTGGAAACAGAGTAGCCGAACTTACGGTCACCGCAATATTTTCCTTTATG GCACTTTCTGTTATGTTTCTGTTTGTAAGGTGTACCGCCATTGATCCGACTGACAAAACCAGccttaggaaaaagaaaagtgcCAAATCCAAGAGTGGGTTGGTGAAGCTGAACTATGGGTTTGTAATGGGTCAGATAGTTGTGAGGTTTTTAAGGAGGGTAGAAAGGAAGATTCTTAGGACTTTTATCAGGAGGAAGTATCTGGACCCATGGAAGACGAGTGCTCAAATAGAGCCCTTGCTGCTTCCATTTCCACTTGTCACGAAGGATGATGCTATACCACCCCATCTAAAAGAGGATGACATCTCATTTTGCTCGCTATGTGATTTTGAG GTGAAAAGGCACAGCAAGCACTGTAGAACCTGCAACCGCTGTGTTGAAGGGTTTGATCACCATTGCAGG tGGTTAAACAATTGTGTTGGGAAAAGGAATTACACGACATTCATTCTTCTAATGATTTCCGTCTTGTCAATG CTAATCATTGAAGGAGGAACTGCCATTGCAATATTCGTTAGGTGCTTTGCAGATAAGAAAGGAATTGAGAGGGAGCTGGCGAAGAAGCTTGACACTCGGTTCCCAAGAGGGGTTCTTGCCACAATATCG GTACTTCTGTTTCTCATGACAGCTTATGGTTCAGCTGCCCTAGGACAACTTTTCTTCTTTCACGTGGTTCTCATTAGGAAG GGAATGAGAACCTATGACTACATCTTGGCGATGAAAGAGGAGAACCAATCGATGGAACTGGATCCTTTTAATGATTCTGATTTCTCGTCTGATGAAAGCACTGATTTTGATTCCCCCGAAAAGCCATCATTTGTGTCACGGTTTATATGCCGAGGATTCAAGGGAAATCAG AACCAGCCAAGGTTGTCCATAAGGATTGATAGACATTCTGAGCCACCCACAACGTCCAAGAAACAAGGCTTCCATGTAAGCATTGATCCATGGAAACTGATAAAGTTGAGCAGGGAAAAAGCTCTGATGGCAGCCGAGAAGGCCAGACAAAGGCTGAAGAAGAAGCCATTGGCAGAACATGATCCGTTGAAGCCACTGCCTCTTGAGACTAAATCCGGACCGCTGATGAACACAGATAGGATAGTGTCCAATGCTGGAACAGCCTCAACACCTCTCATTTTGAAAGGAAGGCATCCAGGCTCACCCGGAAGCTTTTCAAGCCCTAGAAGGCGATTTTCTGGATCTCCAACCATGTTCTCTGGCGTTGTGGCATCGCCAAAGCATAAGTACAGAAGCAGTTTTGACTTGAAGTTAACGGAGGTGTCCAGGGAGCTTGAAAACTACATTTCAAGGCAGGTTTTATGCTCTGTAATTAAGAAGGATGGGAGTGAGGCATCCCCAAGATAG